Proteins co-encoded in one Halorussus vallis genomic window:
- the npdG gene encoding NADPH-dependent F420 reductase produces the protein MRIALLGGTGDIGQGLALRWARDTDHEILVGSRDPEKARGKAEEYETELDSVGVETTVKGFANEMAADRADIVVLAVPAYHVRDTVEAVADRIGDCDALVTPAVGMKRDDEGFHYKPPKVGSVTELVADTAPDGVPVVGAFHNLAADRLANLDVELDLDTLVVGDDEDAVGHVVAIAEEIEGLRALPAGGAANAAEVESLTPLLINIAMANEGMHDVGVKFE, from the coding sequence ATGCGAATCGCACTGCTCGGCGGGACGGGCGACATCGGCCAGGGGCTGGCGCTGCGGTGGGCACGCGACACCGACCACGAGATTCTCGTCGGGTCGCGCGACCCCGAGAAGGCCCGCGGGAAGGCCGAGGAGTACGAGACCGAACTGGACAGCGTCGGCGTCGAGACGACGGTCAAGGGGTTCGCCAACGAGATGGCGGCCGACCGGGCCGATATCGTGGTGCTGGCGGTGCCGGCCTACCACGTCCGGGACACCGTCGAGGCAGTCGCCGACCGAATCGGGGATTGCGACGCGCTGGTGACCCCCGCGGTCGGGATGAAGCGTGACGACGAGGGGTTCCACTACAAGCCGCCGAAGGTCGGGAGCGTCACCGAACTGGTCGCGGACACCGCGCCCGACGGTGTGCCGGTCGTCGGGGCGTTCCACAACCTCGCGGCCGACCGACTCGCGAACCTCGACGTGGAACTCGACCTGGACACCCTCGTGGTGGGCGACGACGAGGACGCGGTCGGCCACGTGGTCGCGATCGCCGAGGAGATAGAGGGCCTCCGGGCGCTCCCGGCCGGCGGCGCGGCCAACGCCGCCGAGGTCGAGAGCCTCACGCCGCTACTCATCAACATCGCGATGGCGAACGAGGGGATGCACGACGTGGGCGTGAAGTTCGAGTGA
- a CDS encoding DUF5518 domain-containing protein: MTNWYAVMVGFVVSVVAGVIGLVIPGLGQLTAGLLGGFIAGYMAAGGAGRGAWHGLLAGSIGGVVLAVVVGVAISAIGAVGMGPLGPLLGGGIFVFGAVLALILGLESALAGAIGGWIAEE, from the coding sequence ATGACAAACTGGTACGCCGTGATGGTGGGGTTCGTCGTCTCGGTCGTCGCCGGCGTCATCGGACTCGTGATTCCCGGCCTCGGCCAGTTAACCGCCGGACTGCTCGGCGGCTTCATCGCGGGGTACATGGCCGCTGGCGGGGCCGGCCGGGGCGCCTGGCACGGCCTGCTGGCCGGCTCCATCGGCGGTGTCGTCCTCGCCGTCGTCGTGGGCGTCGCGATCAGCGCCATCGGCGCGGTCGGAATGGGGCCGCTGGGGCCGCTGCTCGGCGGGGGTATCTTCGTCTTCGGCGCCGTACTCGCGCTGATCCTCGGCCTCGAGAGCGCACTCGCCGGCGCGATCGGCGGCTGGATCGCCGAGGAGTAG
- a CDS encoding M48 family metalloprotease: MQWETDWELRARMAAVLFALAALLGAFAVAMHWVLTDAFVAFSAFLLGGDAPVVVGDRLGAGLLAVLFVAAVVSELLVSEKLTGEDTDLRSSDDAPAELRTRLARLAQTADLPSPKLRTVETETPKAYTTGVLPGNATVVVSTGLVDALDDEQLDAVLAHELAHVRNRDAAVVTAASLVEIVGRWLLETFERPASDDPETAPRRRESPAKRFLYGNPISSFLWLFYAVAVRPVAWGFWWVGRGLSRLLSQHREYAADRGAAAITGSPAAVASALATLDRAAREHPETDRRAREAVRAGFYVVPVPESDDDFDPSEYTGFAVAAEHREPTALEQFDAAATDATAAAIEEANDATDFPTHPPTGDRIARLRELEAESLSGSPAN, encoded by the coding sequence ATGCAGTGGGAGACCGACTGGGAACTCCGCGCGCGGATGGCCGCGGTGTTGTTCGCGCTCGCGGCGCTCCTGGGCGCATTCGCCGTCGCCATGCACTGGGTGCTGACCGACGCGTTCGTCGCGTTCTCGGCGTTCCTGCTCGGCGGCGACGCGCCCGTGGTCGTCGGCGACCGACTCGGTGCCGGACTCCTCGCGGTACTGTTCGTCGCCGCGGTGGTTTCGGAACTCCTGGTGAGCGAGAAACTCACCGGCGAGGACACCGACCTCCGGTCGTCCGACGACGCGCCCGCCGAACTCCGAACGCGGCTCGCCCGCCTCGCCCAGACCGCCGACCTCCCGTCGCCGAAACTCCGGACGGTCGAAACCGAGACGCCGAAGGCGTACACGACCGGCGTCCTGCCGGGCAACGCGACCGTCGTCGTTTCGACCGGGCTCGTCGACGCGCTCGACGACGAACAGCTCGACGCGGTGCTGGCCCACGAACTCGCCCACGTCAGAAATCGCGACGCGGCGGTCGTGACCGCCGCGTCGCTGGTCGAAATCGTCGGCCGGTGGCTGCTGGAGACGTTCGAGCGGCCGGCGTCGGACGACCCCGAGACGGCTCCCCGGCGACGGGAATCCCCGGCGAAACGGTTCCTCTACGGAAATCCTATTTCGTCGTTCCTCTGGCTGTTCTACGCGGTCGCGGTGCGGCCCGTCGCGTGGGGGTTCTGGTGGGTCGGTCGCGGGCTGTCCCGACTCCTCTCCCAGCACCGCGAGTACGCCGCAGACCGCGGTGCGGCCGCCATCACCGGTTCGCCGGCCGCGGTCGCCTCGGCGCTCGCGACGCTCGACCGCGCGGCCCGCGAACACCCCGAGACCGACCGCCGGGCGCGCGAGGCGGTTCGGGCGGGCTTCTACGTCGTGCCGGTTCCGGAGTCCGACGACGACTTCGACCCGAGCGAGTACACCGGCTTCGCCGTCGCCGCCGAACACCGCGAGCCAACCGCCCTGGAGCAGTTCGACGCGGCCGCGACCGACGCCACCGCCGCCGCCATCGAGGAGGCCAACGACGCGACCGACTTCCCGACCCACCCGCCGACGGGCGACCGCATCGCCCGCCTGCGGGAACTCGAAGCCGAATCCCTTTCCGGGTCGCCCGCGAACTGA
- a CDS encoding ASCH domain-containing protein yields MADPDAETLLPNERMRDGASAGDVTQIHRGRQYAEAGDRFEVDGEEFEVVEVQERTLGDLTDEDARAEGMRDLAQYREMLDRAHEDFEWNDESEVVLHRFEKVE; encoded by the coding sequence ATGGCAGACCCAGACGCCGAGACGCTCCTGCCGAACGAGCGCATGCGAGACGGTGCCAGCGCGGGCGACGTGACCCAGATTCACCGCGGCCGGCAGTACGCCGAGGCTGGCGACCGCTTCGAGGTGGATGGCGAGGAGTTCGAGGTCGTCGAGGTCCAAGAGCGGACGCTGGGCGACCTGACCGACGAGGACGCCCGCGCAGAGGGGATGCGCGACCTGGCCCAGTACCGCGAGATGCTGGACCGCGCCCACGAGGACTTCGAGTGGAACGACGAGAGCGAGGTCGTTCTGCACCGCTTCGAGAAGGTCGAGTAG
- the hisE gene encoding phosphoribosyl-ATP diphosphatase — translation MSGDQAEGAAESSEGGESTGEILDELFAVVEDRKETLPEDSYTASLFTHEKGENAVLEKLGEETTELILAAKDDDREEIAHEGADIVYHLLVLLSMKGMDMGDLRAELRERR, via the coding sequence ATGAGCGGGGACCAGGCCGAGGGGGCCGCGGAGTCGAGTGAGGGCGGCGAATCGACCGGCGAGATTCTGGACGAACTGTTCGCGGTCGTCGAGGACCGCAAGGAGACCCTCCCGGAGGATTCGTACACCGCCTCGCTGTTCACCCACGAGAAGGGCGAGAACGCCGTCCTGGAGAAGTTGGGCGAGGAAACCACGGAGCTGATTCTGGCGGCGAAGGACGACGACCGCGAGGAGATCGCCCACGAGGGCGCCGACATCGTCTACCACCTGCTGGTGCTGCTGTCGATGAAGGGGATGGACATGGGGGACCTGCGCGCGGAACTCCGGGAACGTCGGTGA